One segment of Parvularcula sp. IMCC14364 DNA contains the following:
- a CDS encoding phosphatidate cytidylyltransferase — MKPAENSPWQALAASKVFKRTVMILLLAPVAILIVWFGGRMFSALIAFTSIVLVFEWTRIVDRTEFSTAFYVLSFTAISSIFLAAGGSYQLAYATALAGGLISAISERLKGRSSQWPMIGIFYLIMPCIAFVWIRNGPETGRSLTLLLLVAVWATDIGAYVFGKMIGGPLMAPAISPGKTWAGAFGGILTAMTCCSFIALLGSENWSIWVLAMIGISLSIATIVGDFAESALKRYFGIKDSGGFIPGHGGLLDRLDGMLFATAALALVLFIYSFTSTG; from the coding sequence ATGAAGCCCGCAGAAAATTCCCCCTGGCAGGCACTTGCCGCAAGCAAAGTATTCAAGCGGACTGTGATGATCCTGCTGCTCGCACCCGTTGCCATACTGATTGTCTGGTTCGGGGGCCGGATGTTCTCAGCGCTTATTGCCTTTACGAGTATCGTTCTGGTTTTTGAATGGACCCGGATTGTTGACCGGACGGAATTTTCCACTGCTTTCTATGTCCTGTCTTTCACTGCTATTTCATCAATCTTTCTGGCAGCCGGAGGATCATACCAACTGGCATATGCAACGGCCCTGGCTGGCGGGCTTATCAGCGCCATTTCCGAGCGACTGAAAGGGCGCTCCTCACAATGGCCGATGATCGGTATTTTTTATCTCATCATGCCGTGCATCGCCTTTGTCTGGATACGCAACGGACCAGAGACAGGCCGCAGCTTGACCCTGTTGTTGCTGGTCGCTGTATGGGCAACGGATATCGGGGCCTATGTCTTTGGTAAAATGATCGGCGGTCCGCTGATGGCCCCTGCTATTTCTCCCGGCAAGACCTGGGCTGGTGCCTTTGGGGGCATTCTGACGGCCATGACCTGCTGCAGCTTTATTGCCTTGCTGGGCAGCGAGAACTGGTCCATCTGGGTTTTGGCCATGATCGGTATCAGCCTTTCCATAGCAACGATTGTCGGTGATTTTGCCGAGTCTGCGCTCAAGCGTTATTTCGGGATCAAAGACTCAGGTGGTTTCATTCCGGGCCATGGCGGTCTCCTCGACAGGCTGGACGGAATGCTTTTTGCCACAGCTGCATTGGCATTGGTGCTATTCATCTATAGCTTCACATCGACGGGATAA
- the dxr gene encoding 1-deoxy-D-xylulose-5-phosphate reductoisomerase encodes MNLPLQSVKTDHVSNAKDQVPRRISIFGSTGSVGENTLDLISFAQSNGAANMEVVALTANRNARLLAEQAIRYGADFAVVADDKKYDELKAHLQGTEIACGAGDAAMLEAAEMEADWVMAAIVGAAGLQPTLTAARRGADIAFANKECLVCAGSVFTGAMKQGGGRLLPVDSEHNAIFQVYDFDRPERITRILLTASGGPFRTWTRAQMAAVSVEQAVAHPNWSMGAKISIDSATMMNKGLELIEAARLFPTPSSDIEIIVHPQSVIHSMVEYVDGSVLAQMGTPDMRTPIASALAWPDRVASPSPKLDFSNLANLTFEEADAEKFPALRLSREALELDGLAPTALNAANEIAVEAFLKRHLKFLDITAVTEQVLTSFGFAKCDGEITLEDVLETDKEARRKASDIVATLSA; translated from the coding sequence ATGAACCTGCCATTGCAGTCTGTGAAGACAGATCATGTATCAAACGCAAAAGATCAGGTGCCGCGGCGCATCAGCATCTTTGGCTCTACGGGCTCGGTCGGAGAGAACACGCTGGATCTCATCAGCTTTGCGCAGTCAAACGGCGCCGCCAACATGGAAGTTGTCGCATTGACTGCGAATCGCAACGCGCGCCTTCTGGCCGAGCAGGCAATACGTTATGGAGCAGATTTTGCTGTCGTCGCTGACGATAAAAAATACGATGAGTTGAAGGCGCATTTGCAAGGCACCGAGATTGCGTGCGGCGCAGGTGACGCTGCCATGCTCGAAGCGGCCGAGATGGAGGCTGACTGGGTTATGGCAGCCATCGTAGGCGCTGCCGGACTGCAGCCTACACTCACAGCAGCGCGACGCGGTGCTGATATCGCTTTCGCCAACAAGGAATGCCTGGTTTGCGCTGGCAGTGTCTTTACAGGTGCCATGAAGCAGGGGGGCGGTCGCCTTCTACCCGTCGATTCTGAACATAACGCCATTTTTCAGGTCTACGACTTCGATAGACCGGAGCGCATTACCCGCATCCTGCTGACAGCTTCCGGCGGACCGTTCCGCACTTGGACACGCGCGCAGATGGCAGCCGTAAGTGTGGAACAGGCTGTCGCCCATCCCAACTGGTCCATGGGCGCAAAGATTTCAATCGATAGCGCCACCATGATGAACAAAGGTCTGGAACTCATTGAAGCTGCTAGGCTTTTCCCGACGCCTTCAAGTGATATTGAGATTATTGTTCATCCGCAATCTGTCATCCATTCCATGGTCGAATATGTTGACGGCTCGGTTCTGGCGCAGATGGGGACGCCGGATATGCGCACGCCAATCGCCTCCGCTCTGGCCTGGCCGGACCGCGTTGCCTCACCCAGCCCGAAGCTGGATTTCAGCAATCTTGCTAACCTGACCTTTGAGGAGGCTGATGCGGAAAAGTTTCCAGCTTTACGCCTTTCCAGAGAGGCTTTGGAACTTGACGGGCTGGCGCCAACCGCGCTGAATGCTGCAAATGAGATCGCAGTCGAGGCCTTTCTGAAACGTCATCTAAAATTTCTGGACATTACTGCTGTCACAGAGCAGGTTTTGACTTCATTCGGATTTGCAAAGTGTGACGGCGAGATTACGCTGGAGGATGTTCTGGAAACTGACAAGGAAGCACGCCGAAAAGCGTCTGATATAGTTGCAACTCTCTCCGCTTAG
- a CDS encoding RIP metalloprotease: MDIIFGLLVTLASFIVLLSFIVFFHELGHFQVARWCGVKVDVFSIGFGPVLLRRTDRQGTEWRISALPLGGFVKFFGDAGPASAPSSEVNEEKSADNADSSDDTPGMTQFPKGSERDELEHRLTAEEKAVCFHFKPLWQRAAIVAAGPMANFVLAIAIFFVLLMSLGETVREARIVSVEPDSPAAIAGFEPGDKVLSVEGKRVRDWTDLTQAVKLGTGEELDFEVERNNSVILLRATPERREMLDRYGNTVSAGFLGVSSTPEFQNVRYGPLEAMGKSIARVGDMIGLTVKFLGRIILGKEDFSQLGGPVKIAKYAGQSTMSGFDEAVPEEVSLGRRLLISLVDFVQMAAMISISVGFLNLLPVPVLDGGHLVFYAYEAIAGKPLSEAVQAFSFRIGIVILLFLMVFVTWNDISQEFLSKLTG, translated from the coding sequence ATGGATATTATCTTCGGTTTGCTGGTCACACTGGCGTCTTTCATCGTTCTTTTGTCGTTTATCGTATTTTTCCACGAACTCGGCCACTTTCAGGTGGCACGTTGGTGCGGCGTAAAAGTGGACGTATTCTCTATCGGGTTTGGCCCGGTACTCCTCAGAAGGACCGACAGACAGGGCACCGAATGGCGCATCAGTGCGTTGCCTCTGGGGGGGTTCGTCAAGTTTTTTGGCGATGCCGGACCGGCCTCAGCACCATCTTCAGAGGTTAATGAAGAGAAATCTGCCGATAACGCGGATAGTTCTGACGACACTCCGGGCATGACCCAGTTTCCAAAAGGCAGCGAAAGAGACGAGCTTGAACACCGCCTGACCGCAGAAGAGAAAGCTGTCTGCTTTCATTTCAAGCCGTTATGGCAAAGAGCAGCGATCGTCGCTGCCGGGCCAATGGCGAACTTCGTTCTGGCGATCGCGATCTTTTTTGTTCTGCTCATGTCGCTTGGTGAAACGGTACGAGAGGCAAGAATTGTCTCTGTGGAGCCGGATTCACCTGCTGCGATAGCCGGTTTCGAACCAGGTGACAAAGTGCTGTCGGTTGAAGGCAAGAGAGTGCGCGACTGGACTGACCTTACCCAGGCCGTGAAACTCGGCACCGGTGAAGAACTTGATTTTGAAGTCGAGCGCAACAACTCAGTTATTTTGTTGCGTGCCACACCTGAGCGCCGCGAAATGCTTGATCGCTATGGCAACACCGTCAGCGCAGGTTTTCTGGGGGTCAGCTCTACGCCTGAGTTTCAGAATGTTCGCTACGGACCGCTCGAGGCTATGGGAAAATCCATTGCCCGGGTTGGCGATATGATTGGCCTGACGGTGAAGTTTCTCGGCCGTATAATCCTGGGTAAAGAAGATTTCTCGCAACTTGGCGGACCCGTCAAAATTGCCAAATATGCCGGTCAATCTACCATGTCCGGCTTTGACGAGGCTGTGCCCGAAGAAGTCAGTCTTGGGCGCAGACTGCTTATTAGTCTTGTGGATTTCGTGCAGATGGCAGCAATGATCTCGATCAGCGTGGGTTTCCTCAATCTGCTGCCTGTGCCGGTGCTGGATGGCGGGCATCTGGTGTTTTACGCCTATGAGGCGATTGCCGGAAAACCCTTGAGTGAGGCGGTGCAGGCATTCAGCTTCAGAATCGGGATTGTTATTTTGCTGTTCTTGATGGTATTCGTCACTTGGAATGACATTAGTCAGGAATTCCTATCGAAACTGACCGGATAA
- the bamA gene encoding outer membrane protein assembly factor BamA produces the protein MGNRKVSSLTAAFLFAVSGMATFATGTLVSGGSAIAQEGGVLVQQVLVRGNQRIEADTVRSYLIIQPGSRVDQQSLDVALKTLFATGLFKDVNLSLNDNVVLVEVEENPIVNRVIFEGNKQTKEDKFNEEIQLAPRAVYTVAKVQSDVQRVIEVYRRSGRFAATVTPKTVQLPQNRVDIIFEIDEGPTTGVAKVNFSGNEVFSDKDLRDVVLTSESRWYKFFESNDNYDPDRLEYDRELLRQHYTRLGYADFQVVAATAELTSDRGDFFISFQVEEGPKYDFGKINVKTTLSKVNESLLERSLPIRSGTTFNSELIENAVESITYATGISGYAFVDVNPRLTRNEEAKTVDITFEVNEGPRVYVERINIGGNTRTLDPVIRREINLVEGDAFNRVLVDRSQRRVNGLGFFSDVAISELPGSAPDRTVLDVQVAEQSTGSFSVGAGISSQDSFIANLSVSERNLLGRGQFLQLDLRASARTQSATVRFREPYFLGRNLAAGFDLFSSSVDFEESGFVRDSLGAGVNMSFPVSDSGRLGLSYTLRNDNLEISQPGIQSVAGTLDLNNPSELQTVLIAGATPDDITVDANGQQVVRADFCDFVVNQLDSTCESRGEFLTSAVGYSLNYNKLNNPFLPSRGWRIGISQAFSGLGGDVQNLKTTVQGAYYRPLPFDFVGALKFDVGYVDGWGDDNIRISDRFFKGGASFRGFEVAGVGPRRVFQDGTPGGGRGRALGAKTYAVGSLEARIPLPIPDQYDINTSLFTDFGTVGIIDEESKILNDDVTNFVDFNGDGIFDEPIQDDMSIRVSAGISIDWRSPFGPVRIDLAEVLIQEDYDQTEAFRFSAGGQF, from the coding sequence ATGGGAAATCGTAAAGTATCAAGTCTTACAGCAGCTTTTCTGTTTGCTGTCTCAGGCATGGCGACTTTTGCAACCGGCACTTTAGTGAGTGGGGGCAGTGCCATTGCCCAGGAAGGCGGCGTTCTGGTTCAGCAGGTGCTGGTGCGTGGTAACCAGCGTATTGAGGCTGATACTGTCCGCTCGTATCTCATCATTCAGCCGGGTAGTCGCGTCGACCAGCAGTCTCTCGACGTTGCGCTGAAAACCCTTTTCGCAACAGGTCTTTTCAAGGACGTTAACCTTTCCCTCAACGATAATGTTGTTCTCGTTGAGGTTGAAGAAAACCCGATCGTCAACAGGGTGATCTTTGAGGGCAACAAGCAAACTAAAGAAGACAAGTTCAACGAAGAAATTCAATTGGCACCTCGCGCAGTATACACAGTTGCAAAAGTGCAATCGGATGTTCAGCGCGTAATCGAAGTTTATCGTCGCTCTGGTCGCTTTGCGGCTACTGTTACGCCTAAGACAGTGCAACTCCCCCAGAACCGTGTTGATATCATTTTTGAAATTGATGAAGGGCCAACTACAGGTGTTGCCAAAGTGAACTTCTCTGGGAATGAGGTCTTCTCAGACAAGGACTTACGGGATGTTGTCCTTACGTCAGAGAGCCGCTGGTACAAGTTTTTTGAGAGTAATGACAATTATGATCCGGATCGTCTTGAATATGATCGGGAATTGTTGCGGCAGCATTATACCAGATTGGGCTATGCTGATTTTCAAGTGGTCGCTGCGACAGCTGAATTAACCTCTGATCGGGGAGACTTTTTTATCAGCTTTCAGGTCGAGGAAGGACCGAAATACGATTTTGGCAAGATAAATGTCAAAACGACGCTCTCCAAAGTGAACGAGTCATTGCTGGAACGCAGTCTACCCATACGCAGTGGCACAACCTTTAATAGCGAACTTATTGAAAACGCCGTAGAGTCTATCACTTATGCCACCGGTATTTCCGGTTACGCCTTTGTAGACGTAAATCCTCGTTTGACACGAAATGAGGAAGCGAAAACCGTCGATATTACTTTCGAGGTTAATGAGGGGCCTAGGGTTTATGTCGAACGTATCAATATCGGGGGTAATACACGTACACTCGATCCTGTTATCCGGCGCGAAATCAACCTTGTAGAGGGCGATGCCTTTAACCGCGTACTTGTTGACCGTTCACAGCGCCGTGTTAATGGATTGGGCTTTTTCAGCGATGTTGCCATTAGTGAACTACCTGGATCTGCTCCTGACCGGACAGTTCTCGATGTACAAGTTGCCGAACAATCCACTGGCTCCTTCTCAGTTGGGGCAGGTATATCATCACAAGATAGTTTTATCGCAAACCTTTCTGTCTCTGAGCGCAATCTACTAGGGCGCGGCCAATTCTTGCAGCTTGATTTGAGAGCTAGCGCACGTACGCAATCTGCGACAGTGCGATTCAGAGAACCCTATTTCCTTGGTAGAAATCTGGCGGCAGGTTTCGACCTGTTTAGTAGTAGCGTAGATTTTGAGGAATCAGGTTTTGTTAGAGATAGTCTGGGTGCCGGGGTTAATATGAGTTTTCCGGTTTCAGATTCTGGTAGGCTGGGGCTGAGCTACACACTTAGAAATGATAATCTGGAAATTAGTCAGCCAGGAATACAGTCAGTTGCAGGCACTTTAGATCTGAATAACCCTTCAGAACTACAAACTGTTCTGATCGCAGGCGCTACTCCGGACGACATCACTGTTGACGCTAACGGACAACAGGTCGTTCGAGCTGATTTTTGTGATTTTGTTGTAAATCAGTTAGACTCAACATGTGAATCTCGAGGCGAGTTTCTAACGTCAGCTGTTGGTTACAGTCTGAATTACAATAAATTAAACAATCCTTTTCTACCCTCGCGTGGTTGGCGCATAGGTATTAGTCAGGCTTTTTCTGGTTTGGGCGGGGACGTACAGAATCTGAAAACTACCGTTCAAGGTGCTTATTATCGCCCTCTTCCTTTTGACTTCGTGGGCGCACTGAAATTTGACGTCGGTTACGTTGACGGTTGGGGTGATGACAATATCCGCATATCCGATCGATTCTTTAAAGGCGGCGCCTCCTTCCGTGGGTTCGAGGTTGCTGGGGTCGGACCCCGCAGAGTATTTCAAGATGGTACTCCTGGTGGAGGACGAGGCAGGGCACTTGGCGCGAAAACCTATGCAGTTGGTTCATTGGAGGCACGTATTCCGCTGCCTATTCCTGATCAATACGATATCAATACGTCCCTTTTCACTGATTTTGGCACGGTCGGCATCATTGATGAGGAAAGTAAAATCCTTAACGATGATGTGACGAATTTTGTTGACTTCAACGGTGACGGAATTTTTGATGAGCCGATCCAGGATGACATGTCTATTCGCGTTTCCGCCGGCATTAGTATCGACTGGCGTTCACCATTCGGACCGGTGCGTATTGATCTTGCTGAAGTGCTGATACAGGAAGATTATGATCAGACAGAAGCGTTCCGTTTCAGTGCTGGTGGTCAATTCTAG
- a CDS encoding OmpH family outer membrane protein, translated as MSTVVAQEEAAPVILIVDQSRLLATSKAGKSVTEQMQALQTTANKELEETIGMIIAEAEELKSKEGSMDESVYLAEAQRLAIAQNNIPMLREIKVRELQAAEQKALGEISEIMRPILKEIVDSRGATLLLDRSAVMYASTDTDITEYVLGKLDEEITTVKVERIDLIQQRLAAQQRAAASQQQ; from the coding sequence ATGAGTACTGTTGTAGCACAGGAAGAAGCAGCTCCTGTCATCCTGATTGTTGATCAGTCCAGACTTCTGGCAACTTCAAAGGCAGGAAAATCTGTTACCGAGCAAATGCAGGCCTTGCAGACTACTGCAAACAAGGAGCTTGAGGAGACTATCGGTATGATTATCGCCGAAGCCGAAGAATTGAAGTCAAAAGAAGGCAGCATGGATGAGTCTGTGTATCTTGCCGAGGCACAAAGACTGGCTATTGCACAAAACAACATTCCCATGTTGCGCGAAATCAAGGTGCGTGAACTACAAGCCGCTGAACAAAAGGCACTTGGAGAAATCAGTGAAATCATGCGTCCTATCCTCAAAGAGATCGTTGACTCCAGAGGTGCCACACTTTTGCTTGACCGTTCCGCTGTCATGTATGCCTCAACGGATACAGACATAACAGAATATGTACTGGGCAAACTGGATGAAGAAATCACCACTGTGAAGGTCGAGCGCATTGATCTGATCCAGCAGCGGTTGGCAGCGCAACAACGTGCCGCCGCCTCACAGCAGCAATAA